From Pseudomonas sp. B21-028, one genomic window encodes:
- a CDS encoding PP2C family serine/threonine-protein phosphatase: MPGTGTWRSAARTAPGKLRPRNEDAFLDCPQQGLWAVADGMGGYGGGDIASQLIVANLAALPLHSDLRERSKAVRQCLRWTNRRLSQELTITAEQHPAIIGSTVVALLLEGDRGACIWAGDSRCYLWRDRRLYQLSKDHSLQQQLINKQQLSVDEASAHPAAKALTRAVGAAPDLALEVLELDVKPDDTFLLCSDGLHQDLSGQTLGHGLSLSSPQMALDYLFEQVLHGSARDNLTAVVITR; the protein is encoded by the coding sequence ATGCCCGGCACAGGTACCTGGCGCAGTGCGGCGCGCACCGCCCCCGGCAAACTTCGGCCACGGAACGAGGATGCCTTTCTCGACTGCCCGCAGCAGGGGCTGTGGGCGGTAGCCGACGGGATGGGTGGGTATGGCGGCGGTGATATCGCCAGTCAGTTGATTGTCGCCAACCTGGCCGCGTTGCCGCTGCACTCGGACCTGAGGGAGCGTTCCAAGGCTGTGCGCCAATGCCTGCGCTGGACCAATCGACGACTCAGCCAGGAATTGACCATCACCGCCGAACAGCACCCCGCCATCATCGGCAGCACCGTGGTGGCGCTGCTCTTGGAAGGTGATCGGGGTGCGTGCATCTGGGCAGGCGACAGCCGCTGTTACCTGTGGCGCGATCGACGACTGTATCAACTGTCCAAGGATCACTCGTTGCAACAGCAACTGATCAACAAGCAACAACTGAGCGTCGACGAGGCCAGCGCTCATCCCGCGGCCAAGGCGTTGACTCGTGCGGTGGGCGCCGCGCCTGATCTGGCACTGGAAGTACTGGAGCTGGACGTTAAGCCCGATGACACGTTCTTGCTGTGCAGTGACGGCTTGCATCAGGATCTCAGCGGCCAAACCCTGGGGCATGGGTTGAGCCTGTCCTCGCCACAGATGGCGCTGGACTATCTGTTTGAACAGGTACTGCACGGCTCGGCGCGCGATAACCTGACGGCCGTGGTGATCACAAGGTGA
- the exbD gene encoding TonB system transport protein ExbD gives MGLHLKEGADDELAENHEINVTPFIDVMLVLLIIFMVAAPLATVDIKVDLPASTAKPSPRPEKPVFLSVKADQRLFLGEDEVKAETLGATLDAKTQGKKDTTIFFQADKGVDYGDLMSVMDALRGAGYLKVGLVGLETAPKK, from the coding sequence ATGGGCTTGCATTTGAAGGAAGGCGCAGACGACGAGCTGGCCGAGAACCACGAAATCAACGTCACGCCGTTCATCGACGTGATGCTGGTGCTGTTGATCATCTTCATGGTGGCCGCCCCGCTGGCGACCGTGGACATCAAGGTTGACCTTCCGGCGTCGACGGCCAAGCCATCGCCGCGTCCGGAAAAGCCGGTGTTCCTCAGCGTCAAGGCCGACCAGCGCCTGTTCCTGGGGGAAGACGAGGTCAAGGCCGAAACCCTCGGCGCCACCCTCGACGCCAAGACCCAGGGCAAGAAGGACACGACGATCTTCTTCCAGGCCGATAAGGGCGTGGACTACGGCGACCTGATGAGTGTGATGGACGCCCTGCGCGGCGCCGGTTACCTGAAGGTCGGCCTGGTCGGACTCGAGACGGCGCCGAAAAAATGA
- a CDS encoding SDR family oxidoreductase, whose protein sequence is MSVSSVLIAGCGDIGGRLASQLLAEHWQVHGLRRSVSSLPAGVIGVAGDLFSAQCPAAWPTGPLDYLVYSAAATEHDEAGYRAAYIEGLQHVLGWLKQHGQQPKRLLFVSSSSVYGQKAGEWIDETSPTEADGYSGRLMLEAEQLALDSGIPASRVRLTGIYGPGREWLLSQVRQGYRVVVDPPLYANRIHADDAAGLLAFLLEADRQGKPLDDCYIGVDDAPAALAEVVGWLREYMGVTEWAEDASVRRAGSKRCSNARAKALGWTPRYPSFREGYAAILEGRC, encoded by the coding sequence ATGTCCGTTTCTTCTGTTTTGATCGCCGGTTGTGGTGATATCGGTGGCCGCCTCGCCAGCCAATTGCTGGCCGAACATTGGCAGGTCCATGGCCTGCGACGCTCGGTTTCGAGCCTGCCGGCGGGGGTTATCGGGGTGGCGGGGGATTTGTTCAGCGCGCAATGCCCAGCCGCTTGGCCGACCGGGCCGCTGGATTACCTGGTGTACAGCGCCGCTGCCACCGAGCACGACGAAGCGGGCTATCGGGCGGCCTATATAGAAGGGTTACAACATGTGTTGGGCTGGCTGAAGCAGCACGGCCAGCAGCCCAAACGGCTGCTGTTCGTGTCCAGCAGCAGCGTGTACGGGCAGAAGGCGGGGGAGTGGATCGATGAAACCTCGCCCACCGAGGCTGACGGCTATTCCGGCCGGCTGATGCTCGAAGCCGAGCAACTGGCCCTCGACAGCGGCATCCCGGCCAGCCGCGTGCGCTTGACCGGCATCTACGGCCCGGGCCGCGAATGGCTGCTGAGCCAAGTGCGCCAGGGCTATCGCGTAGTAGTCGACCCGCCGCTGTACGCCAACCGCATCCACGCCGACGATGCCGCGGGCTTGCTGGCATTTCTGCTGGAAGCGGATCGCCAGGGCAAACCCCTCGACGACTGCTACATCGGCGTCGACGACGCCCCCGCCGCACTGGCCGAGGTGGTGGGCTGGCTGCGCGAATACATGGGCGTCACCGAATGGGCCGAAGACGCCAGCGTGCGCCGCGCCGGCAGCAAACGCTGCAGCAACGCCCGCGCCAAAGCCCTGGGCTGGACCCCGCGCTACCCGAGCTTTCGCGAAGGCTATGCGGCGATTCTGGAAGGGCGCTGCTGA
- a CDS encoding energy transducer TonB codes for MIKTRQKLTRYSASLAVVLGVHALAIALALNWTSRPPLELPPQAMMVELAPLPAPPPPAPPKVVTPPRPPEPVEELPLPKLAEAPKPEISVPKPVKPKPKPQPPKPKPVEEKKPEPPKEEPSEKKPSDTQPTQAPSEKSAQPAPGPSPAQMAAKANWQGTLLAHLAKYKKYPMRARQMNKEGTNRLRFVVDAQGNVLSFKLVDSAGTESLDKATLDMIRNAQPLPKPPADMLTNGSIEIVAPFVYSIEKRRR; via the coding sequence ATGATCAAGACGCGCCAAAAGCTGACGCGTTACAGCGCGAGCCTGGCGGTGGTGCTGGGCGTGCATGCGCTCGCCATTGCGCTGGCGCTGAACTGGACGTCGCGCCCGCCCCTGGAATTGCCGCCCCAGGCCATGATGGTCGAGCTGGCGCCGCTGCCGGCCCCGCCACCGCCGGCGCCGCCGAAAGTCGTCACGCCACCGCGGCCGCCGGAGCCGGTTGAAGAACTGCCGTTGCCGAAGCTCGCCGAAGCGCCGAAGCCGGAAATCTCCGTGCCCAAGCCGGTCAAGCCCAAGCCCAAACCTCAACCACCCAAGCCCAAGCCGGTGGAAGAGAAGAAGCCGGAGCCGCCGAAGGAAGAGCCGTCGGAGAAGAAGCCAAGCGACACCCAGCCGACCCAGGCCCCAAGCGAGAAATCCGCGCAACCGGCCCCTGGCCCGTCGCCGGCGCAAATGGCGGCCAAGGCCAACTGGCAAGGCACGCTGCTGGCGCACCTGGCCAAGTACAAGAAGTACCCGATGCGGGCCCGGCAGATGAACAAGGAAGGCACCAACCGCCTGCGCTTCGTGGTGGATGCCCAAGGTAACGTGCTGTCGTTCAAGTTGGTGGACAGCGCCGGCACCGAGTCCCTGGACAAGGCCACCCTGGACATGATCCGCAACGCCCAGCCGCTGCCCAAGCCACCGGCCGACATGCTCACCAACGGCTCCATCGAAATCGTGGCGCCGTTTGTGTATTCCATCGAGAAGCGGCGGCGCTGA
- a CDS encoding hydrogen peroxide-inducible genes activator, translating into MTLTELRYIVTLAQEQHFGHAAERCHVSQPTLSVGVKKLEDELGVLIFERSKSAVRLTPVGEGIVAQAQKVLEQAQGIRELAQAGKNQLTAPLKVGAIYTVGPYLFPHLIPQLHRVAPQMPLYIEENFTHVLRDKLRNGELDAIIIALPFNEADVLTLPLYDEPFYVLMPAQHPWTQKKSIDAGLLNDKSLLLLGEGHCFRDQVLEACPTLTKGSEGAKHTTVESSSLETIRHMVASGLGISILPLSAVDSHHYAPGVIEVRPMTAPVPFRTVAIAWRASFPRPKAIEILADSIRLCSVAKPPSAK; encoded by the coding sequence ATGACCCTCACAGAATTACGCTACATCGTGACCCTCGCCCAAGAGCAGCACTTTGGCCATGCGGCCGAGCGTTGCCATGTCAGCCAGCCGACGCTGTCGGTGGGTGTGAAAAAGCTGGAAGATGAACTCGGCGTGCTGATTTTCGAGCGCAGCAAGAGCGCCGTGCGCCTGACGCCGGTGGGCGAAGGCATCGTGGCCCAGGCGCAGAAAGTGCTTGAGCAGGCCCAGGGCATCCGCGAGTTGGCCCAGGCTGGCAAGAACCAGCTGACCGCGCCGTTGAAAGTCGGCGCCATCTATACCGTCGGCCCGTACCTGTTTCCGCACCTGATCCCGCAACTGCACCGGGTCGCCCCGCAGATGCCGTTGTATATCGAAGAAAACTTCACCCACGTGCTGCGGGACAAGCTGCGCAACGGCGAGCTGGACGCGATCATCATCGCCCTGCCCTTCAACGAAGCCGACGTGCTGACCCTGCCGCTCTATGACGAGCCGTTCTACGTGCTGATGCCGGCCCAGCATCCCTGGACCCAGAAAAAGTCCATCGACGCCGGCCTGCTCAACGACAAGAGCCTGCTGCTACTCGGCGAGGGCCACTGTTTCCGTGACCAGGTGCTCGAAGCCTGCCCGACCCTGACCAAGGGCAGCGAAGGCGCCAAGCACACCACGGTGGAATCCAGCTCCCTGGAAACCATCCGTCACATGGTCGCGTCGGGCCTGGGTATTTCGATCCTGCCGCTGTCGGCGGTGGACAGCCATCACTATGCCCCTGGGGTGATCGAAGTCCGCCCGATGACGGCACCCGTGCCGTTCCGCACCGTTGCCATTGCCTGGCGCGCCAGCTTCCCGCGGCCCAAGGCCATCGAGATCCTCGCTGACTCGATCCGCCTGTGTTCCGTGGCCAAGCCGCCTTCGGCCAAGTAA
- a CDS encoding serine/threonine-protein kinase, protein MPFGQRCIGEMPDVLAGRYRLEHLLGAGGMGVVYRARDLLQEQYSDPDPYIALKMLNEDVDESPDASALLYSEFTLTRRLHHPNLLRPYTFEVDAAQRRAFITMDLMRGLTLDKLLCERPLGLPWQEWHAIAVPLLDALAYIHRRGVLHGDVKPSNVMLSEDGVRLFDFGLGLATEGPLKDLPHLNRNRLNAWTPGYAAPELLDGSPLSAGADLYGVACVLYELASGRHPFRRLPSTQARDDGLECKLKAPPNLPRRCWPALRTALALDPRRRNISAAQLRDAMGSVSFWW, encoded by the coding sequence ATGCCGTTCGGCCAACGGTGCATCGGCGAAATGCCGGACGTCCTTGCGGGACGCTATCGCCTCGAACACCTGCTCGGTGCCGGCGGCATGGGCGTCGTCTACCGCGCACGAGACCTGCTGCAGGAGCAATACAGCGATCCCGATCCATACATTGCGCTGAAAATGCTCAATGAGGACGTTGACGAGTCCCCCGACGCCAGTGCCCTGCTCTATAGCGAGTTCACCCTGACCCGGCGATTGCATCATCCGAACCTGCTGCGCCCCTACACCTTCGAAGTGGATGCGGCCCAGCGACGGGCGTTCATCACCATGGACCTGATGCGCGGCCTGACCCTGGACAAACTGCTTTGCGAGCGCCCCCTCGGATTGCCCTGGCAGGAATGGCACGCGATTGCCGTGCCCCTGCTCGACGCATTGGCCTACATCCATCGCCGAGGCGTTCTGCACGGCGATGTGAAACCAAGCAACGTAATGCTGAGCGAAGACGGCGTACGTCTGTTCGATTTTGGCTTGGGCCTGGCAACGGAGGGCCCCTTGAAAGACCTGCCCCACCTGAATCGCAATCGCCTCAACGCCTGGACCCCAGGCTATGCCGCGCCTGAACTGTTGGACGGCTCGCCTCTGTCGGCGGGGGCCGATCTCTATGGCGTGGCTTGCGTGTTGTATGAACTGGCGAGCGGGAGGCACCCGTTCCGCCGCCTCCCTTCAACCCAGGCCCGCGATGACGGGCTGGAATGCAAGCTCAAGGCCCCGCCCAACCTGCCCAGGCGCTGTTGGCCGGCGTTGCGAACGGCCCTGGCGCTTGATCCGCGGAGACGCAATATAAGCGCGGCTCAGTTGCGTGATGCCATGGGGAGTGTTTCGTTCTGGTGGTGA
- the exbB gene encoding tonB-system energizer ExbB, which translates to MKHSLSSASPTNRPRAWGAVAALLCSLLLAPAAAFADATAPATTNEPAANTQADVPRNPDGSVDTSALTPEMQKALAEFGEAMNHLGEEQKADNSLGMAHDLSPWGMYQNADIIVKLVMIGLAIASIITWTIWIAKGFELMGAKRRLRGEIAALKKAATLKEASATAAKEGTLANLLVHDALEEMRLSANSREKEGIKERVSFRLERLVAACGRNMSSGTGVLATIGSTAPFVGLFGTVWGIMNSFIGIAKTQTTNLAVVAPGIAEALLATALGLVAAIPAVVIYNVFARSIAGYKAQVSDASAEVLLLVSRDLDHQPSERSSQPHMVKVG; encoded by the coding sequence ATGAAACACTCTCTATCCTCCGCTTCGCCAACCAACCGACCTCGCGCCTGGGGCGCCGTGGCAGCGCTGCTGTGCAGCCTGCTGCTGGCTCCGGCCGCCGCGTTCGCCGATGCCACCGCCCCTGCGACCACCAATGAACCCGCCGCGAACACCCAGGCAGACGTGCCGAGAAACCCTGACGGCAGCGTCGATACCTCGGCCCTCACGCCCGAAATGCAAAAGGCGCTGGCTGAATTCGGTGAAGCCATGAACCATCTGGGAGAGGAGCAGAAGGCCGACAACTCCCTGGGCATGGCCCACGACCTGTCCCCATGGGGGATGTACCAGAACGCCGACATCATCGTGAAACTGGTGATGATTGGCCTGGCCATCGCTTCGATCATCACCTGGACCATCTGGATCGCCAAAGGCTTCGAGCTGATGGGCGCCAAGCGTCGCTTGCGCGGTGAGATCGCGGCCCTGAAGAAAGCCGCCACCCTCAAGGAGGCCAGTGCCACGGCGGCGAAGGAAGGCACCCTCGCCAACCTGCTGGTGCACGATGCGCTCGAAGAAATGCGCCTGTCGGCCAACAGCCGCGAGAAGGAAGGCATCAAGGAACGCGTGAGCTTCCGCCTCGAGCGTCTGGTGGCCGCCTGCGGCCGCAACATGAGCAGCGGCACCGGCGTACTCGCCACCATCGGTTCGACGGCGCCGTTCGTGGGCCTGTTCGGCACCGTGTGGGGCATCATGAACAGCTTCATCGGCATCGCCAAAACCCAGACCACCAACCTCGCCGTTGTCGCCCCAGGCATCGCCGAAGCCCTGTTGGCAACCGCCCTCGGGCTGGTGGCGGCCATTCCCGCCGTGGTCATCTACAACGTGTTCGCCCGCTCCATCGCCGGCTACAAGGCCCAGGTGTCCGACGCTTCGGCCGAGGTGCTGCTGCTGGTCAGCCGCGACCTCGACCACCAGCCGTCCGAGCGCAGCTCGCAACCGCACATGGTGAAAGTGGGGTAA